The DNA sequence TGGGCGGCAAATGGTGCGGTAGGAAACAGGACTGCAAGGCTCTTTGCAGGAACTGGATATGTAGAAAGTTCTAGGAGGGCAAGCTGGTTGGCAGATGGCAGAAGCAGATGACCCAGGGCGGCAGCAGAGAGGTTGGTAGGAAGTAGATGGACAGGAAACAGGTTCACCACAGACAGAACTACAGCGCTTGACTACATAGCAGGAAGGTTGACATGGATTGGGCACACAGACAGATGGTGGACAAGGGCTGGGCTCAGAGCAGACAGGTTGGCAGATACTGGAGACACAGCAGGGAGACTCTTGGCTAGAGTCAGAGGGTTGCTCACAAGGGCTTGGAACACAGCAGACAGGACGGAGACAAACAGGCTCACAGACCAGAGCCATGCAGGTAGCTGGCTGACAAACACTGGTCTCTGAGCAAGGTGGCTCACAGGGACTGGAATCACAGCAGATGGGTTGGCAGCTATTGGCTGCAGAGTAGACAGACGGACAGCAACTAGGTGTCGGACACACTGGCTGACAACAAGCAGGCTCACAGACCACAGGCTCACAAACCACAGGCTCACAGACCATGGGCTCACAGATCATTGGTTGGCAGGAGCTAGGTACAGTGCAAACGGTTGAACAGCAGCTGGGCTCACAGATGACTGACTGGCAGCAACTGGGTTTGCAGAGGACAGACTGGCAGGATGTGGGCACACAGAGGACTGGCTGGCAGGGAGAGGTCTCACGGCACACAGGCTGGTAGCAACTGCTCGTGGAACAGGAAGGCTCACAAATGGTGGCCTCCAGGCACACGGGTTGAGCACAGCTGCTTGCAGAACAGGAAGGCTCACAAACGGTGGGCTCACAGCACACAGGTTGACAACAACTGCTTGCAGAACAAGAAGGCtgacagctttgtgaaccacaGCCAGATGACCCACAGCTATCTTCACAAGTCACCAGCTGCCATGTCTGGCTTTGGCAGGAACTGGGCAAGTAGATGGGTCCTCCGCAGCTCACATCGGTGGAGCAGAGAGAGATGGCTGGCAGGGAGGGACATTTCCTAGAGCAGCAGCTGCCAGACATGGTGGAGGTGTCTCTGCTTCCTTGTGAGTGCTGAGAGGTAGCTGCCTGACTGTGATAACTCTCCAAGGCCCTCACTTTTATACCCCTTCACTGGTGCGTGCTGTTTTGGGCCTCTGCATCTTTTCCTTGTTACTGTTTGGGCCAATTTGCAGAGAAACATCTTATTATATCAATGTTTGTTGATCTAGATGTTATTTATCTACCCATAAAGAACATGCTTATTTATTGACTTGCTAAATTTGGACTCAAAGCTACAAGTAGTCTTGAAATAAGCATCCTCACCTGCACACTGGATGATCTCTATTTCCTAGCATCATGAACagggaaagaagacaaaaatttaCAATACCCACCTTCTTCTCTTCCATCATAAGCACTGGGTTGGACACGGAGGATATCCCCATGAATCAGATCCACTCACCAGCTCTCATGGATCTCACTCTATAGTGGGCAGACAAACATGTAAACAAACTTGCTGCCCCACAGTGATAAGCTccacaaagacacacagagaggAGTAGAGAGAAGTGGTAATGAATTTGGTCAGGGAGGGGACATGTAGGCTTCATTTTCAACCTTCCAGTAATGATCTGATATAAAACCATCAGCAGTCCCATAGGCAGAGATTATTCTCCACATTACAGATGGAGAATTGGGACCAAAGGATCAGTATGCTGAAGATCATACATAGCCCACCCCCAACGTAGAGCTGCTCTCCTGTCTCCTCAGGAACCTGTGTGGACTGACCTTTCTTTAGAGACTTCATCAAAGTCGCATGTCATGGGCTTAGCCCATGATGCTGCTTTCCATCCTGCTTCATGAGCAGCCCTACCCTGGACCATTAGCTTCACCTGTCCCCAGAAAGCTCTAGATCCAGTCACTttgtttctcctccttccttccttctacccaGGCCCACCCCCAGCATTCAGTAGACCTCCAGGGTCCTCCTTGCCTTTGGAGATTTTGACAGCTTCTAAAAGAAAGATGCCTCCAAGATGGAAGGACAGATAAGGTGAGAAATAAACCCTGGGTTTTCAAACACAAAAATTTGATGTTCTTGCTCAAGATAGGGCTTATCTTGTCTCTACTATGTGTTTTCATCATCAGTGCAAAAGACAGGCTGTCCCTTGGAAAGACTGAGTCATTGTGCCATCCATTcatccctcccttcttccatTAATGAAGTGCAACCATTCACCATTCAACTTAGCCAACACTGGGTTCTGTGTGCAAGATACAAAAAGAATGTGCTGTAATTTCAGCCACAAGGAGCACAAGTTTAGAAAAGAGATTTACATATCCATATGCAATTGTGGTACGTCATTACACATGCTGTATCAGAGGGATGCATGGGTGCTTTAGGGGCACCAGGAGAGAAACTAACAGTGGTGGAGAAGTTAGGAAAACTTCTCCACCACTTCTCAAGTACTATGATGACTGAGTTGAATCCTCAAGGGAAAAGGATGGAAGAGTGGTAAGGACAGGAAAAGGACAAGCTGTGGAAACCAAGGACACAAGAGCAGGATACACTTGGGAGGAGCAAATAGTTCAACACAGCCAGGATGAAATGCCTTGTGGAACATGAGTAAGAAGTTGGATTTTAAAGTGGCACCTAGAGGCTTAAGCAGGGAAGGAATTTGATCAGGTTTGCTCTTTGGAAAGATTTCCCTGGCTatggagaagggaagaaggaggcgAATCTCCAGGCAGGGAAACCATCAAGGGATTGGAGCAATTATCCCAAAGCTTCATTGTGACAACTGGAACCTGGTAGTGCTTTTGAGTTAAGGAAATATGAgagcttttaaaaaagtaaaagtctTCAAATCTTAGTGTTGAAAAAAGATGGCACCCAAGCAGTGGGAGAAAGAACTTTTGGACAGCTATGCAGAGAGTAAGGCAGAGCTTGACAGCTCCCTGCCATTTCTGACACCTTTCCTCTCCATCTACTTCTCTTCCTCAACTAAACCTGGGATGGAATTCCAGATGGAGATGGATCTTCCCTCACCAAATCCCTCATAAACTCTCTGTTGAGAAACCAACAAAGCATTTCTGGAGAGTCGTTTCCTCAAAGAATTCTTCCCTGCTGAATGAAATATCAGCTCTTCTAACTTTGTAAGccatttctatttgattcttctttgtagctCTTGTCACTATCACTCCTTAACATCATACAGGAACCATAAAGGCAAGGACTTTGTCCATTCACTGATCTTCAGCCAGCACCCAGAGCAGTGTTTGATACATAGGAGGAGcacaattaatatttattgaatgaacaaatgagaaccTCTGTGGATAACTAAGGGCAACCGTTGTTGGTAGTTCCAAGAAATCACTACCTCTACTCATGCATCTGGGCAACACGACCATGAGCAATAGGATAATGGCTGCTCTGAATCACAACTACTCAATGAAGACCTCTTAGCAGGTTTGTCCCACTAACAATGCGCCTGTCTAGCTGTGGGTTTGTTCTGAGGATTAAAAAGTCAATTCCTAGGAAGCCAATTCCAATCAGTgcaaaaatcacttaaaataataGAGTCTGAAACTAAACCAGGGCAGAGTCAAGTCTCACATTTTCTCCAAAAGCACATTATACTAACACCAATGGATatttaaataaaaccaaaaattaaaagcACTGTGAGCACAATTTGGTACTTTCTTACATAGTTAAACATTCATTTACCATTCACCTAGCAATCCAACTAACTTCCAGTTATTtacccaaaataaagaaaatgtgtgttcgCTTGTACATGACTGTTCAcagaagctttattcataatagtcaaaaacttgaaacaacccaaatatccatcaatgGGTGAAACCATTTTAATGTAGTTtaaccatacaatggaatacttctcaacaaaaaggaataaactatTGATGCTACGACAACATGaataaatatggaaatgtcacattaagtaaaaaaaagtgttcacattgtatgatttcttttttaggaaaaaataaagaaatagtaaTGCTTCTAGTGACATAAAAAGTAGACTGATAATTGGTAGGGGCTGGGGTTAGGGAATTAATGCAAAAGGGAAGTGGAGAATTTGGGAGAATGATAGAAAGTTCCATGCATTGAGTGCAGTGGTGGTAACATAAGTTATAGTAAAAACAATTGTCAGATCTCATCAAATTGtacaatttattatatataaattatagctcaataaaattgatttataaaaaataaaagagaaaaaaatttaaatgcaaaaaagtaaaagtagaatAATCTCAAATTCATTTGTAAATATGCTTGCAAAAGATTCTGGAAAGAGCCAGGCACCAAcggctcacatgtgtaatcttagctacttgggcggttgagattgggaggatctcagttagagactagcctgggcaaatagcttgaaaGACCCtgcctctaaaataaccagactggagatgtggctcaagcagtagagcacctgcttcgcaaggttgaaaccctgaattcaaatcccagtctcacccaAAAAAAGAAGTCTCTGGAAAGATATATATCAGTAATAAACACTGAGCATTCAAGAGTCTGTAGTTTCTTCTTCATAGTCttctatattttcatatttttaggaATCATTGATATgcttatattagaaaaaaaatatttttgcttatctGTTTGCCAAATGAACATTTGCTTTGTAGGAGTAAAAGTAAATGGTGGTCTCCCAGGGCAAGAGCATAATTACTTTTATTCACTTGTGCCTGAAGCCACTTTCAGCAAGAGAAGGAATCAACTACCTTTTGAATTCTAACTTCCCAGCTGGGTCACACACCTGGGTCAGGCCCTGCCTAACAGATGTGTACTCACTGCCTTCCCCCAAGCAGAACATAAGGCTGGAGGAAGTAACTGGACTGGCCAGAACTGCCCTAAAACCTGTGCATTGACACAGCCTGGCCACAGGAATCCCTGCCATTCAGAACCAAGCTTGTTTAACCAAAGCCTCCTCCCCTGACTGCCAGAAAGTTCTGACCAAGCCTGAAGCCTCTTGCAGAACTGTCCTATGAGAACTGTAGCACACAGAAAGTCAGACTCCTTGATCAAGATTAAATTTGGCCAGCCTCACCATTTGCcatgagcttttaaaaaaaaagttaggtccTGGAGCACCCTATGGTGTAGAACCAATGAATACAGGACAAATGGTGAAACCCAGGGATTTGTATTCTTCAAAGTCTCCACAAGTGAATCTCACGCAGCTCACAGAAGCCTCCATTTAGTCTCAAACCTCAATGCAAAGAATTATCTGAGACTCTTGATTAAAAACACAGATCCCCAGGCTATATCCTTGCAGATTCTGGGAGGGGGCTAGAATCTCCAGTTTTAATTAAAGCCCCCCTGGTGATTCTGCTGCATTGCAAAAACAAACCCTGGTGTGGATGCCAGAGTACATTTTCCTAACCTAGTCCCAAGGGAAGAGtgaaggaagaggcaggaggactgattAGGGTATGCCAGCACGCTCGAATTTATTAAGAGGTTTATTAACAAAGTTTCAAAAGCAGCAGAAAGCTGGGGAGGAGGTCAGTCGCAAAGACACTTGAATAACAGGATGCCTTATGGTGACAAGGCATTTCACTTCATGCAAATAAAGCCATGGGGACTCACCCTTCGAACTTGGGGATCACTTCATTGCCCCCCCGACCCCAGCTTTAATTTCTCTCCAGGAAATGGGTGCCTGCTTGTTCTCAGTGCCTTGAAACACCAGGGCAGGCGATGGAAAACAAGCCTTCCTCTCCAAATAACATGAGAGGTAGGACACTGTCTTGGGGGGTGGAGGAAGTTCTGGAAATCTGAGGGTCTCCAACTGAAACAGGGAGAGGCTTCCCCTACAGAGCCTCGGCCGTCCAAAGAGAGGTCTTCATTTGGTGTCGCATACCGGTGCGGGCTGGCAGCACACAGGGCCGCAGCACCCGTTGTTGCCGCAGCACCCGTTGTTGCCACAACAGGGGCCACAGCAGCCGCCTCCACAGCAGCCCCCGGATCCCCCGGCGCCCCCGCAGCCCTGGCAGCCCCCGCagcagcctcctcctcctccacaatCAGTGGTGTTACTGCAGCAGGCACAGCAGGCAGCACAGCAGCCGCAGCAGCCACAGCAGCCATTGGGCTGGCAGCAGCCATTGGGCTGGCAGCAGCAATCCTCACTGCAGCAGCCTTGGTCCTGGGCGCAGCAGTTGAAGCAGTCCCCCATGGTCCCAGCCGGTCAGGTCGCAGGTCAGTAACGCGGCCGAAGTTCCCCCAAGTCTGACGGTAGCCGGCAGGACAGCAGCTTTTATATCCCCTTACCCAGGGGTGTTGGCACAAGACACAGGATGTTTGCTTTGTTATTATTTATGCCAGTTTCCATAAGAACGTCTCATTAACTGGCTGTTTATTTTTCAGCCCTGAGTACCTCAACTCATAAAAAGCCCCACTCGGCCCAACTGCTATTTGTCCAGAGGGTAAAAATACATCTGGGAAAAGACCTGTCATTAGGTtgaagagaggaaggggaagcTGGCCACAGACTCTGTTCTGGAATGGGAGCTCTTCTTCCACATTTTCTCTGATGGCAAGAGAAGATTTCTCCACTTGGCAGTGGACGCCTTCTTCATGATTGCAAGTCCTAGGAAACTAGAACAgcaaaagctgggtgccagtgttcCACCTACCAGGGCAGAGACTGTGGCACTCTCCCAGGTGGAAATGGCACCCTGTACCCAGCCATGTGAACAAGGCAAATATTTATGTCTGTGTGTGGTATGTGCAGTGTGCTGCACATTTGTTTGGGCTTGGCAGGTGAGCATCAATCACGAGTAATAACTGACTTGTGAAATGGAGAAAGACTCATCATAAAACTGCCAAAGGTTGGGGAGCCACATTCTCTCTCTCGGCTGCATGGTGAACAGAAAACTCACACTTCTCTCTAAGTGGGCAGGAAGAATAGTGGTCAGTATCTACTACTTCCACCCCCAGGCTGTTGTCTGATGGAAGAAGGAgatgagggaggaagaaagggggagagagggagggaaggaaatgatCTCTGAACATGCAAAACATTGAATTAAAATGGGAATGGTGTATATTTTTTAAGAGCTCCAGAATGtcatctcaattaataaaatgCCTTTGGAAAGAGACTAAAGAAGATTAAGGTCCATATGTAAATTCTGAGAAAAGTCAAAATTTCTGTCTGCATTTTGAGCCTTTGTACCTTGTTATCCTCTTAGAATGTTAACAGGCTCAGCCCTCTTGAATACAACACCCAATAGTGGTGAAGGTGGGGGAATGGAAGGTGAGATGTGGATGGAAATCTAGATCCAAGGACATGCCGCTCCTCTTGTGTCCCCTTTCCTTGTGAGATGGGATAAAAAGAttgaggaaatgggcaagtgaatgaCCAATGGGTTACTTGGATCCAGTAAAACAACCAGCACTTACTTGCAGATGTGGAATTTTTAGAGAACATTGGGAAGAACTCCTGAATGATCATCTGGGCCAAAGTTTCTAAACCTAATTTTACATCAGAATTGCTATAAGCGGTGgcttttgaaaaaatacaaatttttctgAATAAGTCCCTTGTTAAACCAGAATATGTGCTCATGAGCACTCTGGGAGCTGCATAGTTTAAAGTTTAAAGTTTCTAAGGACCATCAAATTGACCATCCCCCCACCAAGCAGTTGTAGTTTACCAATGACGATACGAAGGCCCAGAGAGGACATATTAGACCATAACCAAATGTTCTCTTTGCTGATCCAGTGTTCCTTACACAATATCATGTCCGCAGATGGGCACCTCTGGAGGGTACAATGCAGATATGTCCACAAAAGAGACATCTTTTTCTCGATAGGGAATGCAATCATAGGGTGCTACGGTTTGGACAAGGTTTGTGTGTGTCTCCCAAGGGCTCAGGGGTTGGGAGCTTGGTCTTCAGTGTGGTGTCACCAAACACATTGGATTTGCATCTTAGCAAGTATAAAACCAGGAAACACAGACAGGTGGtaaaaagagtgaagaaaggtTTATTACATGTGGCAGGTAAGGAGAGCACTGGGGTTATTTCTATAGCAATGATCTTCCCCAAGGAAAGGAAGCATGGGGATTTTATTCAGGGAGCCTATACATATTCATGCAGGAAAGCACATTAGTGGTGGCACATTCCTAAGCATGCTCAGTTCAAGGTGTGCATTTCTGAGTATGCTCAGTTTAAGGTCATAGCTCAAGAAGGAAAGATGACAGATACATTCCTGGGGATAAAAAGCTGAAAATCAGAGTATCATGCTCAATAAGAGAAGATGCCAGCCAGGACATGTCTGAGCGTGCTCAGTTCAGGTCATAGAGcacatgtttgaaaggaaaagATGGTGGATATTACGGTTTCTGGGGGTGCTCAGTTCAATATTATAATGAGCAGAGTTTACTCAAGGTCACCTAAAAGAATAAGTCATCGTGGCTCAGTGACTTTGGCTGGTTCTCTAACAGTTTCCCCTGAAAAGTCTTAGCTGAAAAGATAACTCAGAAGGTGCAGGAGTTCACTCCTAAAAGTGCCTGCCTTCCTTAGAGACTAACAatgggacctttaagaagtgagGTCTCATGAGAGGTCCTCATGAGAGTCATGGGGCACTGCCCTCAGAAGGAAACGCTAGTCTCCTGGAGGATTCTGTCCAGAGCTAGTTCTTATCAAAAGCCTAAGCCTGAAATATGAATTGCCCTCTGACTTCCTTCTGGCAATGGAATCTCCCCTCTCACAAGTCCTCCTGTCATTTCTGATGCTGTTCCACCTGGAGGCCTTCACCATTGCTGAGCTGACTCTGGCATCATGCCCTTGAACTTGAGCTAAGTAAACATCTCTTTATATGGTTACCCAGTTTCAGATATTTTATTCTAACAACAATAAACTAATACACAggataaaagataagaaaaaggatGCAAGGAACAGTCTTCTTCATCTTCCTATCCCATAATTCAGTGCTCGTTCCTCTCACCTCCCCCCCCTCTGATCCCAGAATTATTTGGCCCCTCTGTGCTCCTACTTCCTTATCTATAAACTGGAAGTTATGATAATAATAGTACCAATATCATAGAGCTGTTGTGATTAAGTGAGTggacatatatacatacagaatACATAGAACAATGATTGGCCGCGTGTAGTTTGATAAACATTAGCTGTTATAAATACACAAGAAAATACATACCTATagttatatttttgttcattacTGAATGGTAGCAAGTATATATAACTGATTTTTCCcagaaaaaggatttttaaaatgcaaatagaaaaacAGATGGGGATCTCCAGCCTGGAACAAATAATAGCTACTCTGCACCACAGAACAGGAGAGAAGGTGAATCTCAACAGTCAACATGGGACACCCCCCTCCCTCTGCTGCAGCATCCTAGGGGCAGGGTCCCACTTCTCTGTGACTGGGGTCATTCAGCCTCTGTACTCCAGCCTCCCATACCTATGAAGACTGTCTTGAGAAGAGAATGGAACAGAAAAGGGGGAAGTGATGAGGATGTACACGTGGTACAGGTAGCATCTGCAGTGACAGATGTCTAAGAATGAAGCATTGAACAAAAAACCAGCACAAATGTTCAGAGGTAATTTGTGATCAGAGGAAAGACAGAACCAGACCTTGGATGGGGGCACTGGAGGTGGGGAGTTGGAGTGGTAGCAGTGATCAGGATGGCTGCTTGTTTTTAGTGTCtttttgagaaagagagaaacaggtcTGGAGGGGAAGCCAGTAGGATTGAGTGAGCAAACTCTGCCCACTTTAGGTGTTCACAAGGAACCTGAGCCCCTGAACCTCACCTGGACAAAAGGGGATTCAACATCTCTATCACTGCAACAGCTTTTACTCAGCTCCCAGGTGaaggcaaaatgggctggggccTCTGCGAGGAGAGGTAAGGGACTCAACCCCCTCCTGCCTTCTTGTACCCCAAAAGGGGGCTATCTGCCTAAGGCAGGaactaggaaaagaataaaagtggAGTGAGCTCACCTAGTAACAGACACAGGTTGGCCGGGGCCATAGGACCAAGTATCCCTCCATTGGTCACAGCTGCTGCTGCCAGTTCAGAGGAATGGGCCTGTCAGAATGAGATGGGCCTCCAGCTCCTTGtcccagcccaatttttttttttgaggtagggtcttgctaacttttgcctgagctggtttctggctgagatcctcctatctccagctcccaagtagctgggatcacaggtatgcatGCCCATGGCTGTCCTCTTAAGCCCCTTTTAAGCCAAGGGAGCCTTGGTCCTTTATGGGATGCCAAAGAGGAGAATGGAGGAATAGAGAAGGCTTCAAACCAAGACCCCAAAGAATAATGTCCCTAAGCTAAGGGAATGGATATACATCAAACACAGAATGCGGGAAGGCAAGTATGCAAGAGGGGTCATGATAACAGACCTAGAAGGCCCTGGGCTGCTGGTTGTTCTGTGGGGCAGTGGACAGGAGGAAGGTGGGACACAGTAGGTAGTGGGCCAGGAGGCAGTGGTGACATGTGGGCCTGGGAGAAGGGGTAGAACAGGGAAAACAATGCAAATTGTCCAGTCCCACAAGGAACCTGCTTCTGCAGTGAGACAGCAAATACAGGCCAGTTGCCACTGCCTGTATTTCCAGGCAGCACCTAGTATTTGTTTCTCTTTGGCGAGCCCAGAATTCTGTTAGGTGTTGGCCTTTCAGCAGGTTTCTTGTCATCCCCACCTGAAGTCCTTTTCCTCTCAGGTGACCAAGGGCTGACTGGACCTGGAACTTGActcattcatcttttcttttcaccTACCTGGTTGGTGGAAGCACCCGCTGGGAGAAGCAAGCTGGGCCCTCAGGCTGCAGTGCTGGTGAGCATCAGCTGTACAGGGGACAGGCCCACACAGGTTGCAGAACATCAGAAGCCATTTTGACGTCACACCATGGCCAGAAAGAACTGAGCTGTGCATTTCAGTAGAGAACTATACACACTGCTATTAATGCTGGTCCCCAACCCCCATCCCTTATTCATATCAGTGCATAAAGTTCTTCATAGCATTGAATTGTACTAGTAATTTATATTTAACCAATTCTCCATTGAAGGGCTTTTAAGTTGCCCCTAATATGCCTAGTATTTCCTACTATAACCAAG is a window from the Castor canadensis chromosome 11, mCasCan1.hap1v2, whole genome shotgun sequence genome containing:
- the Krtap16-1 gene encoding keratin-associated protein 16-1, with translation MSGSCCSRKCPSLPAISLCSTDVSCGGPIYLPSSCQSQTWQLVTCEDSCGSSGCGSQSCQPSCSASSCCQPVCCEPTVCEPSCSASSCAQPVCLEATICEPSCSTSSCYQPVCRETSPCQPVLCVPTSCQSVLCKPSCCQSVICEPSCCSTVCTVPSSCQPMICEPMVCEPVVCEPVVCEPACCQPVCPTPSCCPSVYSAANSCQPICCDSSPCEPPCSETSVCQPATCMALVCEPVCLRPVCCVPSPCEQPSDSSQESPCCVSSICQPVCSEPSPCPPSVCVPNPCQPSCYVVKRCSSVCGEPVSCPSTSYQPLCCRPGSSASAICQPACPPRTFYISSSCKEPCSPVSYRTICRPICRPICSGPVTYRQPYLTSISYRPACYRSCYSILRRRPTCFTSYSYRPVCSRLPCSDSDACKKDCKKSTSSQSDCADSTPCKSEVSQETPCQPSEAKPTSPTPCEAAAPQPAASKPAPSKPAPSKPAPSKPADH
- the Krtap17-1 gene encoding keratin-associated protein 17-1 → MGDCFNCCAQDQGCCSEDCCCQPNGCCQPNGCCGCCGCCAACCACCSNTTDCGGGGGCCGGCQGCGGAGGSGGCCGGGCCGPCCGNNGCCGNNGCCGPVCCQPAPVCDTK